A genomic segment from Torulaspora globosa chromosome 3, complete sequence encodes:
- the VPS34 gene encoding phosphatidylinositol 3-kinase VPS34 (ancestral locus Anc_8.401), with product MPSNSITFCDSQDLDVPLRIKVKSLDGRKPLLKPSQRILEPSLSHLSSNVIPVSDMIVSIQVFDEESGRILTIPTHTLYVPFRNARKWNQWLTLPINLNQLTLSSRLRIVIWEFDGTNKVPFFELETSVFNEDNSLKRGLEALKFQYNEPGSGVKIKGDELLDSLNRYYLGEVRKIEWLDAITIPDLEKRVDSRSWPTGTFVLNIEFPVFELPIVFTERKYPSVLDNIPTLHNFEQSNEPGDHLKTEPRKMIPLGSSSDSTLKFYDPDQFNSNPIEEKYRRLERASKRSNSDKQLKPDIKKRDYLNRIINYPPGTQLTAHEKGSIWKYRYYLINNKKALTKLLQSTNLTEEAERTEVLELMDSWAEIDIDDAIELLGSYYKNISVRAYAVNRLKKASDKELELYLLQLVQAVCFESLSTFSDKSNSEFTIVEVTPSQALANSLSMPAQYQRPHNSVFTSDGQAADESAIVISPLAEFLIRRAIVNPRLGNFFYWYLKSESEDNPYLNQIIDSFWSRLTKSRRKVLQDQIMLVDILREVCEEIKRLKDTTQKKMELLAHLLTTQLRSFLRGHHVSLLLDPDVTVVDIIPEMSKVFKSSLSPLKITFKTDKQELFPLMFKVGDDLRQDQLIVQIISLMNELLMNENVDVKLLPYKILATGPREGAIQFIPNETMANILSVHHGILPFLRSHYPDSKEELGVKNWVMDNFVKSCAGYCVITYILGVGDRHLDNLLITPDGHFFHADFGYILGQDPKPFPPLMKLPPQIIEAFGGAQSSNYNKFRSYCFVVYSILRRNAGLILNLFDLMKTSSIPDIRIDPDGAVLKVKERFNLDMSEEEATVHFQNLINDSVSALLPIVIDHLHNLAQYWRA from the coding sequence ATGCCGTCCAATAGCATTACATTTTGCGACTCTCAAGACCTTGATGTGCCGTTACGGATAAAGGTGAAGTCACTTGATGGTCGCAAGCCTCTTTTAAAACCCTCTCAGAGGATTCTAGAACCGTCTTTGTCCCATCTATCGTCAAATGTCATACCTGTGAGTGATATGATCGTCTCAATTCAAGTGTTCGACGAGGAAAGTGGCCGCATCTTGACGATACCTACGCATACGCTGTACGTTCCATTCAGAAATGCCAGAAAATGGAATCAATGGCTTACTCTACCGATTAACTTGAATCAACTGACACTCTCGAGCCGGCTTCGAATAGTCATATGGGAGTTTGATGGGACAAACAAAGTTCCATTCTTTGAGCTGGAAACTTCTGTCTTCAACGAGGACAATTCACTCAAGAGAGGATTAGAGGCCCTAAAATTCCAGTACAATGAACCTGGAAGTGGTGTAAAGATAAAAGGGGACGAGCTACTGGACTCTTTGAATAGATATTATTTGGGCGAAGTTCGGAAGATTGAATGGCTCGATGCCATCACTATACCTGATTTAGAGAAACGTGTTGATAGCAGAAGCTGGCCTACTGGTACATTTGTCCTGAACATTGAGTTTCCGGTCTTTGAGCTACCAATTGTCTTCACGGAGAGGAAGTACCCATCTGTATTAGATAATATTCCCACATTGCATAACTTTGAACAGAGTAATGAACCTGGCGATCATTTGAAAACTGAGCCACGAAAGATGATACCCTTGGGTAGCAGTTCTGATTCGACTTTGAAGTTTTACGATCCGGATCAATTCAACAGCAACCCCATTGAAGAGAAGTATAGAAGGCTGGAAAGGGCTTCCAAACGCTCCAATTCGGACAAGCAACTGAAACctgatatcaagaagagagatTATCTGAATAGAATCATAAACTACCCTCCTGGAACACAACTAACCGCCCATGAGAAAGGGTCGATTTGGAAATACAGATATTACCTCATAAACAATAAGAAGGCTTTAACAAAACTACTTCAAAGTACTAATCTGACcgaagaagctgaaaggACTGAAGTTCTGGAGTTGATGGACTCGTGGGCGGAGATTGACATAGACGACGCTATTGAACTTTTGGGATCTTACTACAAGAATATATCTGTAAGGGCGTATGCGGTGAACAGACTCAAGAAAGCGTCTGACAAAGAGCTAGAGCTCTATCTTTTGCAGCTCGTCCAAGCGGTGTGTTTTGAGAGTCTTTCCACCTTCTCAGATAAGTCTAACAGCGAATTCACAATCGTTGAAGTTACACCATCACAGGCGTTAGCAAACTCTCTTTCTATGCCAGCACAATATCAGAGGCCACATAACTCTGTTTTCACTTCAGATGGACAAGCCGCTGATGAGAGTGCCATCGTTATTTCCCCCTTAGCTGAATTTTTGATCAGAAGAGCAATCGTCAATCCACGTCTAGGCAATTTCTTTTACTGGTATCTGAAATCTGAATCGGAGGACAATCCATACTTGAATCAAATAATTGATTCCTTTTGGAGCAGGCTTACCAAAAGCAGGCGAAAGGTCCTGCAAGATCAAATTATGCTAGTAGATATCCTAAGAGAAGTGTGcgaggagatcaagaggTTAAAAGATACCACCCAGAAGAAAATGGAACTTTTGGCTCATTTATTGACTACACAACTCAGGAGTTTCCTGCGAGGACATCATGTATCTTTGCTTTTGGATCCAGATGTCACTGTGGTGGATATAATACCTGAAATGTCAAAGGTGTTCAAGAGCTCTTTGTCGCCATTGAAAATTACCTTCAAAACTGATAAGCAAGAACTCTTCCCTTTGATGTTTAAAGTAGGCGACGATCTCAGACAAGATCAGTTAATCGTCCAAATCATAAGTTTAATGAATGAGCTTTTAATGAACGAGAACGTCGATGTAAAGCTGTTGCCATACAAGATTTTAGCAACTGGGCCTCGTGAAGGGGCTATTCAGTTTATTCCCAATGAAACTATGGCTAACATTCTGAGTGTTCATCACGGTATACTTCCATTTCTCAGATCCCACTATCCCGATAGCAAAGAGGAACTGGGGGTCAAAAATTGGGTCATGGATAACTTCGTCAAGTCCTGTGCTGGCTATTGTGTGATCACCTATATATTGGGAGTCGGTGACAGGCACTTAGATAATCTGTTAATCACCCCGGATGGCCATTTCTTTCATGCTGACTTTGGATACATATTGGGACAGGATCCCAAGCCCTTTCCTCCACTGATGAAGCTACCGCCTCAGATAATAGAAGCTTTTGGAGGAGCACAATCTTCTAACTATAATAAGTTTCGGAGTTACTGTTTTGTAGTATACTCCATTCTAAGACGAAACGCTGGTTTAATCCTAAACCTCTTCGACTTAATGAAAACTTCTAGCATTCCTGATATACGCATAGATCCGGACGGCGCAGTATTGAAGGTTAAAGAAAGGTTTAATCTCGATATgtcagaagaagaagcaaccGTTCATTTCCAAAACTTGATCAACGACAGTGTCAGTGCCTTGTTACCGATTGTCATTGATCATTTACATAATCTAGCGCAGTACTGGCGTGCTTAG
- the CSC1 gene encoding Csc1p (ancestral locus Anc_8.400) has translation MISGILEAFAASSFRFNEEYSSDSKHDFRKPTAKVVTAQLYTASLLGLFALLSFSILLKKLPRLYASRKYKDEGSLRLPSWNEGTLFGWLSVVYRIRDQQILEYAGLDAFVFLGFFKMCIKLLSICSVFSICIISPIRYHYTGKYDDGNEDGAESALVKLVIRALDSSEESSPPEAARSYLWMYVLFTYFFTFLTIHLLISQTRLVVNTRQAFLGKQNTLTDRTIRLTGIPIELREKEALKKKIEELQIGKVSSITICREWGPLNRLYRFREKVIRQLELKYLDCPPDRRDREFYTENYRLRGGANSPTESHTDAGVAQQSGSPESNAFYSEGQLGDRPKMRTGAFGLFGPKVDAIEHLEQQLKFLDQEIMEARKKHYSATPTAFVTMDSVANAQMAAQAVLDHRVNYFITKLAPAPHDIKWENVCLSRKERLSKVYSITVFIGLSSLFLIIPVSYLATLLNLKTISRFWPGLGKLLKQNKWAQNIVTGLLPTYLFTLLNFGIPYFYEYLTSCQGLVSYSEEEVSLVSKNFFYIFVNLFLVFTLAGTASNYWGYLSDTTKIAYQLATSVKEFSLFYVDLIILQGIGMFPFKLLLVGSMIGFPLVKRKSKTPRQRKDLYSPPIFNFGLQLPQPILILIITLVYSVLSTKILVSGLAYFLIGFYVYKYQLVFATDHLPHSTGQVWPLIYRRVIVGLLFFQLTMAGTLAGFEGGWVLSSWLFPLPVITLSFLWDFQKNYMPLARYIALSSIRENERHNSMVSISVDSETYEYPYLINELEGPILE, from the coding sequence ATGATCTCTGGGATCCTCGAGGCGTTTGCAGCTAGCTCTTTTAGATTCAACGAAGAGTATTCCTCGGACTCGAAACACGACTTCCGCAAACCTACTGCTAAGGTGGTGACCGCTCAGCTATACACAGCATCGCTATTGGGCCTATTTGCGCTTCTGTCATTCTCAATCCTTCTCAAGAAACTCCCCAGGCTGTATGCCAGTCGAAAGTACAAGGATGAGGGCAGCCTAAGGTTGCCCTCATGGAACGAAGGCACGCTGTTTGGATGGCTCTCTGTGGTTTACAGGATTAGAGACCAGCAGATACTGGAATACGCTGGTTTGGACGCGTTTGTCTTCCTTGgattcttcaagatgtgCATCAAGCTTCTCTCTATCTGCAGCGTCTTCTCAATCTGCATTATCTCACCGATAAGGTACCATTACACTGGCAAGTACGATGATGGCAACGAAGACGGGGCTGAAAGTGCTCTGGTGAAACTTGTGATAAGAGCTCTGGACTCGAGCGAGGAAAGCTCTCCGCCAGAGGCCGCCCGGAGTTACTTGTGGATGTATGTCCTGTTCACCTACTTCTTCACGTTTCTGACCATTCATTTACTGATCTCTCAAACACGGTTGGTCGTGAATACCAGACAAGCTTTCTTGGGCAAGCAGAACACGCTCACGGATAGAACCATAAGGCTCACGGGTATCCCTATTGAGCTGCGGGAGAAGGAAgctctcaagaagaagatcgaAGAGCTGCAGATTGGGAAAGTTTCCTCGATTACGATATGTCGGGAGTGGGGGCCTTTAAACAGACTTTATAGGTTTCGTGAGAAAGTCATTCGCCAGCTGGAACTGAAATACTTGGATTGTCCTCCAGATCGCAGGGACCGTGAATTTTACACTGAGAATTATCGACTGAGAGGAGGCGCAAATAGTCCGACGGAGTCACATACAGATGCTGGTGTCGCTCAGCAGTCAGGTAGTCCCGAAAGCAATGCATTTTATTCTGAAGGGCAATTGGGAGATAGACCAAAGATGAGGACAGGCGCATTTGGACTTTTCGGGCCGAAAGTTGACGCTATAGAGCATTTAGAGCAGCAACTGAAGTTTCTTGACCAGGAGATAATGGAAGCCCGCAAGAAGCACTATTCAGCAACTCCAACGGCGTTTGTTACCATGGATTCGGTGGCGAACGCACAGATGGCGGCGCAAGCAGTCCTAGACCATAGAGTCAACTACTTTATTACCAAATTGGCGCCAGCTCCGCACGACATCAAATGGGAAAATGTATGCTTatcaagaaaagaaagattAAGCAAAGTTTACTCGATTACTGTCTTCATTGGGCTGTCAAGCCTGTTCCTCATTATTCCTGTATCATATTTGGCAACGTTGCTAAATCTAAAGACAATATCGAGATTTTGGCCCGGGTTAGGGAAGCTATTGAAGCAGAACAAGTGGGCTCAGAATATTGTCACAGGCTTATTGCCGACATATCTGTTTACGCTTTTGAACTTTGGAATTCCTTACTTCTACGAGTATTTGACATCATGCCAGGGGCTTGTCTCTTACAGTGAAGAGGAAGTGTCCCTAGTGtcgaagaatttcttctaTATTTTCGTCAACCTCTTTTTGGTTTTCACTTTGGCCGGTACTGCCTCCAACTACTGGGGGTACCTCAGCGATACGACGAAAATTGCTTACCAATTGGCAACGTCTGTCAAAGAATTCTCACTTTTCTACGTGGATTTGATCATACTACAAGGTATTGGAATGTTCCCATTTAAGCTTCTACTGGTTGGTAGCATGATCGGCTTTCCACTTGTCAAGAGAAAGTCCAAGACCCCAAGGCAAAGGAAAGATCTTTACAGCCCTCCGATTTTTAACTTTGGGCTTCAATTACCTCAACCAATATTGATCCTAATTATCACACTGGTTTACAGCGTACTGAGTACAAAAATTCTGGTTTCAGGGCTGGCGTATTTTCTCATCGGATTCTACGTCTACAAATATCAACTGGTATTTGCGACCGACCACCTTCCGCATTCAACTGGCCAGGTCTGGCCGCTGATATACAGGAGAGTAATTGTGGGTTTGCTATTTTTTCAATTGACTATGGCAGGTACTTTGGCAGGTTTTGAAGGAGGGTGGGTTCTCTCATCCTGGTTATTTCCACTTCCGGTGATAACACTCAGCTTTTTGTGGGACTTTCAAAAGAACTACATGCCTCTGGCCAGATACATCGCCCTAAGTTCGATACGTGAAAATGAAAGGCACAACTCTATGGTCTCGATCTCGGTAGATTCTGAGACCTACGAATATCCATATTTGATAAATGAGTTGGAAGGTCCCATCCTGGAGTGA
- the ARV1 gene encoding sterol homeostasis protein ARV1 (ancestral locus Anc_8.399) encodes MICIECTRPVDSLYTVYSNKHIQLTDCPECKNVVDRYVEFDNVILFIDLLLLKPGAYRHLVYNSLESYSSKYSDKYAVEGSFADMVRSMALNVNNWRLKFDKIIRIWVLLIAFEIYLSWASEERKYSLYCERKSYNDPSVENLIMSRVLSWNPIRQYLYFAIYCVLDISIFHSMTSYGIIKLCRWGKNVKDAREVLSYAILLSYGAKIFPILMLIWPYDAVFSMSVIKWVANLYIIESLRIVTKLPYMSILKVFLLGSIIRWSLVKPIMVLLVTRGDVRQMEVMFLSEFHLALQKFLVMENYFLL; translated from the coding sequence ATGATTTGCATTGAATGTACCAGGCCTGTGGATTCTCTATATACAGTTTACTCGAACAAGCACATCCAGTTGACGGATTGTCCCGAGTGCAAGAATGTGGTAGATCGATATGTTGAGTTCGACAATGTGATTCTGTTCATTGATCtactgctgctgaagccaGGAGCTTACAGACATTTGGTATACAACTCTTTAGAGAGCTACTCATCGAAATACAGCGACAAGTATGCCGTAGAGGGCTCCTTCGCCGATATGGTCCGTTCAATGGCCCTGAATGTCAACAACTGGAGACTAAAATTCgacaaaatcatcagaatATGGGTATTACTAATAGCCTTTGAAATATACCTCAGCTGGGCTTCTGAGGAGCGGAAATACAGCTTGTATTGCGAACGCAAGAGTTATAATGACCCTAGTGTTGAAAATCTGATCATGAGCAGAGTGCTGTCCTGGAACCCGATACGCCAATACTTGTACTTCGCCATCTACTGTGTCCTGGATATCTCAATATTCCACAGCATGACAAGCTACGGTATTATAAAGCTGTGTCGCTGGGGAAAAAACGTTAAGGATGCTCGAGAAGTGCTATCGTACGCCATCCTGCTTTCATATGGAGCCAAGATCTTCCCAATTTTGATGCTCATTTGGCCATATGATGCGGTATTCTCTATGAGCGTTATAAAATGGGTCGCCAATCTCTATATCATCGAGTCGCTGAGAATCGTAACAAAGCTCCCATATATGTCAATTCTGAAGgtcttccttcttggaTCGATAATACGATGGTCATTAGTGAAACCAATAATGGTGCTTTTGGTTACTAGGGGCGACGTTCGTCAAATGGAAGTGATGTTCCTCTCTGAATTCCACCTGGCGCTACAGAAATTCCTGGTGATGGAAAACTATTTCTTGCTATGA
- the NUP42 gene encoding FG-nucleoporin NUP42 (ancestral locus Anc_8.398) — protein MAYRTNTSNVPCKYFQQGNCKWGNSCKYAHVYANSDGSNQAQGSSMSETDLYKSFISPTSMAKIQKVILSDLQESEIFQKSPLASAYSYGVPCGINLINDRDLSPEELRFKYYEARQKGTLSQYEAEVLAREKDMKKCLQHIRDHPDWAARYLQKGTKELRETGHTTLKSGFINFPIDFTGQAGFGASGSSSFGINPFTQGQNAFGSTGAFGAGATAAFGQGQAQGSEGAFGFGAAKANTTNVFGGTNVAAQQSGGAFGKPSFSGFSMNSAAGSAPPNTSNVFGTAAPAQSAGTGSVFGQTQFGARPAAGSSTGAFGKPSFGSSSFGQTAFGSPALGGTGTGSLTASPFSSLQNTGATQSRFASLQNKPADASTASPFGSLQTNQPPTPSPFGGLPVSDNPTMAASAGAFGKMGTSMPSPFANLSATDAANAQGTTQFGFNKPGAAFGTENTGAGNTTGPFGLAKGAQANVFGSGFTSGSKASADASGGARARKFVQGIPTEDSQVSPNDLDKQTLEQFEAASFILGKVPDIPPPMALIS, from the coding sequence ATGGCGTATCGTACCAATACCAGCAATGTGCCGTGTAAGTATTTCCAGCAGGGAAATTGCAAATGGGGCAACAGCTGCAAGTATGCTCATGTTTATGCAAACAGCGATGGGTCGAACCAGGCTCAAGGAAGCAGCATGTCGGAGACAGACCTCTATAAGAGCTTTATAAGCCCCACTTCCATGGCCAAGATCCAGAAGGTTATCTTGAGTGATCTGCAAGAGTCGGAAATCTTCCAAAAGAGCCCATTGGCAAGCGCTTACAGTTACGGAGTGCCTTGTGGAATTAATCTGATCAATGACAGAGACCTCTCTCCTGAGGAACTGAGATTCAAATACTACGAAGCTCGTCAGAAGGGCACCTTGAGCCAGTACGAGGCAGAGGTCCTTGCCAGGGAGAAAGACATGAAGAAATGCCTTCAACACATCAGAGACCATCCTGATTGGGCAGCTAGATACCTCCAGAAGGGTACGAAAGAGCTGAGAGAAACGGGACATACTACTTTGAAGAGTGGCTTTATCAATTTCCCAATTGACTTTACAGGGCAGGCCGGATTTGGAGCGTCAGGTTCCTCAAGTTTCGGCATCAATCCTTTTACTCAAGGGCAAAATGCTTTCGGTAGTACCGGCGCCTTTGGCGCTGGTGCCACTGCAGCATTCGGTCAAGGACAGGCTCAAGGCTCTGAAGGTGCCTTTGGCTTCGGAGCCGCAAAAGCAAATACAACCAACGTATTTGGAGGCACCAACGTCGCTGCCCAGCAATCTGGAGGGGCGTTTGGGAAGCCGTCCTTCTCTGGTTTCTCGATGAATTCTGCTGCAGGCTCAGCGCCGCCGAATACTAGCAACGTCTTTGGAACTGCGGCACCCGCGCAGTCTGCTGGTACCGGCTCTGTATTCGGACAAACGCAGTTCGGCGCAAGGCCTGCGGCAGGCTCGTCTACTGGCGCTTTCGGTAAGCCTAGTTTTGGTAGCTCTTCCTTCGGCCAAACCGCCTTCGGTTCGCCGGCTCTCGGAGGTACTGGGACGGGCTCGTTGACAGCTTCCCCATTTTCCTCACTTCAAAATACCGGTGCGACCCAATCTCGCTTTGCCTCGCTACAGAATAAGCCGGCCGACGCTTCAACAGCCTCTCCGTTCGGATCTCTCCAGACCAATCAACCGCCCACGCCGTCTCCCTTTGGAGGGCTGCCAGTCAGCGACAATCCCACAATGGCGGCCTCCGCCGGGGCGTTTGGCAAAATGGGTACCAGCATGCCTTCGCCATTTGCAAATCTCAGCGCAACAGATGCTGCTAATGCTCAAGGAACGACTCAGTTTGGCTTCAACAAACCCGGGGCGGCCTTTGGCACAGAAAATACTGGCGCGGGCAATACTACGGGCCCTTTTGGACTAGCAAAAGGCGCACAAGCGAATGTTTTTGGCTCAGGCTTCACCTCAGGCTCAAAGGCGTCGGCAGATGCCAGCGGCGGCGCTCGCGCTCGCAAATTTGTACAAGGAATCCCTACAGAGGACTCGCAGGTAAGTCCGAATGATCTAGACAAGCAGACATTGGAGCAATTCGAAGCAGCAAGCTTCATCCTGGGCAAGGTTCCTGATATTCCACCGCCTATGGCTTTAATATCGTGA
- the GPN3 gene encoding putative signal sequence-binding GTPase GPN3 (ancestral locus Anc_8.397) has product MSRVGVLVLGPAGAGKSTFCNEMISHMQTVGRRAHIVNLDPAAEPSKYEFTVDIRDLISLDEVMEELDLGPNGALIYCFEYLLNNLDWFDEEIGDYNDEYLIFDCPGQIELYTHIPVLPTIVRHLQSQLNFSLCATYLMEAPFIVDSSKFFSGSLCAMSAMILLELPHINVLSKIDMIKDNYSRKRLKRFLNPDPLLLVDQNDKEMNPKFHRLNQCIANLVDDFGMVQFLPLEAKNPDSVSTILSYIDDVTQWAEAQEQKEPNDQIDIEEL; this is encoded by the coding sequence ATGTCGAGGGTCGGTGTATTAGTCCTAGGGCCCGCTGGGGCAGGTAAGAGTACGTTTTGCAATGAAATGATCTCACATATGCAAACGGTCGGTCGCCGAGCACACATAGTGAACCTGGATCCCGCTGCGGAGCCGAGCAAATATGAGTTCACAGTCGACATAAGAGACCTAATTTCTTTGGACGAAGTCATGGAGGAGCTAGATTTGGGACCTAACGGGGCTCTGATATATTGTTTTGAGTACTTGCTGAATAATTTAGACTGGTTTGACGAGGAGATTGGCGACTATAACGACGAATACTTGATATTTGATTGCCCTGGACAAATAGAGCTTTACACACATATCCCTGTTTTGCCTACTATTGTTCGCCATCTGCAAAGTCAGTTGAATTTCAGTCTGTGTGCTACGTACCTGATGGAGGCTCCGTTCATTGTGGATAGCTCTAAATTCTTTAGTGGCTCACTGTGTGCGATGTCTGCGATGATTTTACTGGAGCTCCCACATATAAATGTTCTCAGCAAGATTGACATGATTAAAGACAACTACAGCCGCAAGAGGCTGAAAAGATTCCTGAACCCTGACCCATTACTGCTAGTGGACCAGAACGACAAAGAGATGAACCCTAAGTTCCACCGTCTCAATCAATGCATAGCTAACCTTGTGGACGACTTTGGTATGGTCCAGTTTTTGCCACTTGAGGCCAAGAATCCCGACAGCGTGTCGACCATCCTATCATACATTGACGACGTTACGCAGTGGGCCGAAGCGCAGGAGCAAAAGGAACCCAATGACCAAATAGATATTGAGGAGCTCTAA
- the HST4 gene encoding NAD-dependent histone deacetylase HST4 (ancestral locus Anc_8.396), with protein MKPLGDVDEGVRKHWDRQLPLTPPATVEKCLERQNHEDITPKKLLPQLKSKSRKPRLKYRPEPNTVFNIDDYMAGIRSGKDVKNAEFVRYALQHSKRVIMITGAGISVAAGIPDFRSSNGLFSQLKGKHGSSGKELFDFNAVYSSDEMNLKFNSMIASLHKLSKNCSPTEFHRMINDIALEGRLQRLYTQNIDGLDTRLSNLATSVPLSIPPPQTVQLHGSINHMECNKCSLVVELDPAVFKCDGENETGVKLVPNCAQCEEYDAVRMAAGIRTQGVGKLRPRVVLYNEIHPEGDEIGRITTSDLRKKPDCLVIAGTSLQIPGVKAICKQFGQKVKASRGIVLYLNQEYPNRAAIETIGCADLVVLGDCQNVPRLLSEDSF; from the coding sequence ATGAAGCCGTTGGGTGATGTAGATGAGGGAGTGAGGAAGCATTGGGACCGGCAGCTGCCGCTGACGCCGCCGGCTACGGTTGAGAAGTGCCTGGAACGGCAGAATCACGAAGATATTACGcccaagaagctgctgccgcAGCTGAAATCGAAATCGAGAAAGCCTAGGCTGAAGTATAGGCCAGAGCCAAACACTGTGTTCAACATTGACGACTATATGGCGGGGATCCGTAGCGGGAAGGATGTGAAAAATGCAGAGTTTGTAAGATACGCGCTGCAGCATAGCAAAAGAGTCATCATGATCACTGGTGCTGGGATCTCAGTGGCCGCAGGCATCCCGGACTTCAGATCAAGCAATGGTCTGTTCTCTCAGCTAAAGGGAAAACACGGATCATCGGGTAAAGAGCTGTTTGACTTTAATGCTGTTTACTCgagcgatgagatgaacCTCAAGTTCAATAGCATGATCGCGTCTTTGCATAAACTCTCAAAGAACTGTAGTCCGACGGAGTTCCACAGGATGATCAATGATATAGCGCTGGAGGGAAGACTACAGAGGCTCTACACGCAGAACATCGACGGTCTGGATACAAGACTGTCCAATTTGGCCACCAGCGTGCCGTTGAGCATCCCGCCTCCCCAAACTGTACAATTGCATGGCAGTATAAACCATATGGAGTGCAACAAATGCTCTCTCGTAGTCGAATTGGATCCTGCTGTTTTCAAATGCGACGGGGAAAACGAAACCGGAGTTAAGCTTGTCCCTAACTGTGCACAATGTGAGGAGTACGACGCTGTGCGTATGGCAGCTGGCATTAGAACGCAAGGTGTAGGGAAACTGAGGCCAAGAGTGGTCTTGTACAACGAGATCCACCCGGAAGGTGACGAAATTGGGCGGATCACCACTTCAGACCTGCGGAAGAAGCCTGACTGTCTGGTCATCGCAGGGACTTCTTTACAGATACCGGGTGTGAAGGCAATCTGTAAACAGTTTGGGCAAAAAGTGAAGGCATCGAGGGGCATAGTGCTATATCTAAACCAAGAGTATCCTAATCGGGCCGCTATAGAGACCATTGGCTGCGCTGATCTGGTTGTCCTCGGGGACTGCCAGAACGTACCGAGACTTTTATCAGAAGACTCTTTTTAA